One genomic window of Kaistia geumhonensis includes the following:
- a CDS encoding response regulator: MDRTPHILVVDDHREIRELLARYLVKNGLRVSVASGGVEMRQAMRAGAIDLVVLDVMMPGEDGLTLCRQLRQSGEIPVVLLTAVAEETDRIVGLELGADDYVTKPFNPRELLARIRAILRRASAAPRAEASESGQRFRFDRFVLDVDRRAVLDEGGEDIGLGSAEFRLLLAFVTRPGIVLSREQLLDITAGRAAQLFDRSIDNLVSRLRRRIEPDPQRPTLIKTVWGDGYSFAAKVEPAG; this comes from the coding sequence ATGGACCGCACACCGCATATCCTCGTCGTCGACGATCATCGCGAGATCCGCGAGTTGCTCGCGCGCTATCTCGTGAAGAACGGCCTGCGCGTCTCGGTGGCGTCGGGCGGCGTCGAGATGCGCCAGGCCATGCGCGCGGGCGCCATCGACCTCGTGGTGCTCGACGTCATGATGCCGGGCGAGGACGGGCTGACGCTCTGCCGCCAGCTCCGCCAGAGCGGCGAGATCCCCGTGGTGCTGCTGACGGCCGTGGCCGAGGAGACGGACCGCATCGTCGGGCTGGAGCTCGGCGCCGACGATTATGTCACCAAGCCCTTCAATCCGCGCGAGCTGCTCGCCCGCATCCGCGCCATCCTGCGCCGCGCCTCCGCGGCGCCGCGCGCCGAGGCGAGCGAATCCGGCCAGCGCTTCCGCTTCGACCGCTTCGTGCTCGATGTCGACCGCCGCGCGGTGCTCGACGAGGGGGGCGAGGATATCGGCCTCGGCAGCGCCGAGTTCCGCCTGCTGCTCGCCTTCGTGACGCGGCCCGGCATCGTGCTCTCGCGCGAGCAGCTCCTCGACATCACCGCCGGCCGCGCGGCGCAGCTCTTCGACCGCAGCATCGACAATCTCGTCAGCCGCCTCCGGCGGCGGATCGAGCCCGATCCGCAGCGCCCGACGCTGATCAAGACGGTCTGGGGCGATGGCTATTCCTTCGCCGCCAAGGTGGAGCCGGCGGGGTGA
- a CDS encoding ATP-binding protein, translating to MRASLPRLWPRSLAGRLVIMLVAALALAQLGLTLILRVQQDALLDGVIHGQALNQTVALARLLTDYPASDGERIARAFGSRGSCASVAAAPPPAHPPGPAERDLAQLLQQMLHGVEAAPPIVSVEPLGPDRHPCPTGRPGPPPPDHRPPAPEGDRPGGPRRVAAVAMTVPLADGRFATLRSAVELPGGFGRVALLSFLLSALAVAAVAVLAIRGQTRSLRHLADASERFGRGEAVPHLAETGPSEVVAATRAFNTMQQRLGDFMSDRLRLLASISHDLRTPLTTLRLKAEFIEDEAVRDDIVATIDELTVICEATLAFTRAEATSEATALLRLDQLVADCIEEFRLAGADVEAADLAAVTYPCRPVALKRALRNLVENAVRYGHEARVSVRDEADAVAVAVADAGPGLPEDRMDEAFQPFVRLEPSRSTETGGIGLGLAIARSIVQAHGGTLMLENRPQGGLVATIRLPKAAAS from the coding sequence GTGAGGGCGTCGCTGCCGCGCCTCTGGCCGCGCAGCCTTGCCGGACGGCTCGTGATCATGCTGGTCGCGGCGCTGGCGCTCGCGCAGCTCGGGCTGACGCTGATCCTGCGCGTGCAGCAGGACGCGCTGCTCGACGGCGTCATCCATGGCCAGGCGCTGAACCAGACGGTGGCGCTGGCGCGCCTCCTCACCGACTATCCCGCTTCCGACGGCGAGCGTATCGCGCGGGCCTTCGGATCGCGCGGCTCCTGCGCCAGCGTGGCGGCCGCGCCGCCGCCGGCGCACCCGCCGGGGCCGGCCGAGCGCGATCTGGCGCAGCTGCTGCAACAGATGCTCCACGGCGTCGAGGCCGCGCCGCCGATCGTCTCGGTCGAGCCGCTCGGCCCGGACCGGCATCCCTGCCCGACGGGCCGGCCCGGCCCGCCGCCACCCGACCACCGGCCGCCGGCCCCGGAGGGCGATCGGCCCGGCGGGCCGCGCCGCGTCGCCGCCGTCGCCATGACCGTGCCGCTCGCCGACGGCCGCTTCGCGACGCTGCGCTCCGCCGTCGAACTGCCGGGCGGGTTCGGCCGCGTCGCGCTGCTCTCCTTCCTGCTCTCCGCGCTGGCGGTGGCGGCGGTGGCGGTGCTGGCGATCCGCGGCCAGACGCGCTCGCTGCGCCATCTCGCCGACGCCTCGGAGCGGTTCGGGCGGGGCGAGGCCGTCCCCCATCTCGCCGAGACGGGGCCGAGCGAGGTCGTCGCCGCGACCCGCGCCTTCAACACGATGCAGCAGCGGCTCGGCGACTTCATGAGCGACCGGCTGCGCCTCCTCGCCAGCATCAGCCACGATCTGCGCACGCCGCTCACGACGCTCCGGCTCAAGGCGGAGTTCATCGAGGACGAGGCGGTGCGCGACGATATCGTGGCGACGATCGACGAACTGACGGTGATCTGCGAGGCGACGCTCGCCTTCACCCGCGCCGAGGCGACGAGTGAGGCGACAGCGCTCCTCCGGCTCGACCAGCTGGTCGCGGACTGTATCGAGGAATTCCGCCTCGCGGGCGCGGATGTCGAGGCGGCCGATCTCGCCGCCGTCACATATCCCTGCCGCCCGGTGGCGCTGAAACGCGCGCTGCGCAACCTCGTCGAGAACGCCGTCCGCTACGGCCATGAGGCGCGGGTCTCGGTTCGGGACGAGGCCGACGCCGTCGCCGTCGCGGTGGCTGATGCGGGGCCTGGCCTGCCCGAGGATCGCATGGACGAAGCGTTCCAGCCCTTCGTGCGGCTGGAGCCCTCGCGAAGCACCGAGACGGGCGGCATCGGCCTCGGCCTCGCCATCGCGCGGTCGATCGTGCAGGCACATGGCGGCACGCTGATGCTGGAAAACCGCCCGCAGGGCGGCCTCGTCGCGACGATCCGCCTGCCGAAAGCGGCGGCGTCGTGA